A portion of the Lysinibacillus timonensis genome contains these proteins:
- the ptsP gene encoding phosphoenolpyruvate--protein phosphotransferase, with the protein MSFLKGIAASSGIAIAKAYLLNDQELIIEKKEIEVASKELDRLHEALRKSRTELEAIRDKIRLEMGTDYADIFEAHLLILSDPELIHPIVEKIQSEKVNAEYALKEAAGEIVSLFEQMNDDYMKERATDIRDVTKRVLSHLLGVGAVFPNLIMEDSIVVANDLTPSHTAQLNRQFVKGFTTNIGGRTSHSAIMARSLEIPAVVGTKTATKEIKHGDLIILDGLKGEVHVNPTVEVIEYYEKKQELYKEQKAEWAKLIDEKTKTSDGHVIELAANIGTPEDLEGVINNGGEAIGLYRTEFIYMGRKDLPSEEEQFQSYKSVLEGMKGKPVVVRTLDIGGDKELPYLNLSEESNPFLGLRGIRLCLKEQHLFRTQLRALLRSSSFGNLKIMFPMVSTLDEFREAKAILNEEKEKLLSEGIAVSDHIEIGIMVEIPSTAILSDQFAKEVDFFSIGSNDLIQYTMAADRMNEKVSYLYQPYNPAILRLVKMVIDAAHKEGKRVGMCGEMAGDEMAIPLLLGLGLDELSMSPSSILRVRSQIRQLSKEKMVSLANQALGDEGTGRDK; encoded by the coding sequence ATGAGCTTTTTAAAGGGTATAGCAGCTTCAAGTGGAATTGCCATTGCCAAAGCCTATTTGCTAAATGATCAAGAACTAATAATTGAAAAGAAAGAGATTGAAGTTGCTTCCAAGGAATTAGACAGGCTCCATGAAGCGCTAAGAAAATCAAGAACAGAGCTTGAAGCAATACGAGATAAAATAAGATTAGAAATGGGTACAGATTATGCAGATATTTTTGAAGCACATTTACTGATTTTAAGTGATCCTGAGCTAATTCACCCAATCGTAGAAAAAATTCAATCCGAGAAGGTAAATGCAGAATATGCCCTAAAGGAAGCTGCTGGGGAAATTGTTAGTTTATTTGAACAAATGAATGATGATTATATGAAGGAGCGCGCTACTGACATTCGGGATGTAACAAAGCGTGTTCTTTCCCACTTGTTAGGAGTGGGTGCTGTTTTCCCAAATTTGATCATGGAAGATTCAATCGTCGTTGCCAATGATTTAACCCCTTCTCATACAGCTCAGTTAAACCGTCAGTTTGTTAAAGGGTTCACAACGAATATTGGAGGGCGAACTTCTCATTCTGCCATTATGGCGCGGTCTCTAGAAATTCCAGCAGTTGTTGGTACAAAGACCGCAACAAAAGAAATCAAACATGGTGATTTAATTATTTTGGATGGTTTGAAGGGTGAAGTGCATGTTAATCCAACAGTAGAAGTGATTGAATATTATGAGAAGAAACAGGAATTGTATAAAGAACAAAAAGCTGAGTGGGCAAAACTAATTGATGAAAAAACAAAAACTTCTGACGGACATGTTATTGAACTAGCTGCCAACATTGGAACTCCGGAGGACCTTGAAGGAGTGATCAACAATGGGGGTGAAGCAATTGGATTATATCGAACCGAGTTTATTTATATGGGGCGAAAGGATCTTCCATCTGAAGAAGAGCAATTCCAATCTTACAAATCTGTTCTTGAAGGAATGAAAGGAAAACCTGTAGTCGTTCGAACTCTTGATATTGGTGGAGATAAAGAGCTTCCATATTTAAATTTGTCAGAAGAGTCTAATCCTTTTCTAGGTTTACGTGGGATCCGACTCTGCCTTAAAGAGCAGCACTTATTTCGAACTCAGCTTCGCGCCCTTTTGCGATCAAGTTCTTTTGGTAATTTAAAGATCATGTTTCCTATGGTATCAACTTTAGATGAATTCCGCGAGGCTAAAGCGATTTTAAATGAGGAAAAGGAAAAGTTATTGAGTGAGGGAATTGCTGTATCAGATCATATTGAAATAGGCATCATGGTTGAAATTCCTTCGACAGCGATTCTTTCCGACCAATTTGCAAAAGAAGTTGACTTTTTTAGTATCGGTTCAAATGATTTAATCCAGTACACCATGGCAGCTGATCGAATGAATGAGAAAGTTTCTTATTTGTACCAACCATACAATCCAGCGATTTTAAGATTAGTAAAAATGGTCATTGATGCCGCACATAAGGAAGGAAAGAGGGTTGGAATGTGTGGAGAAATGGCTGGAGATGAGATGGCTATACCGCTATTACTAGGGCTAGGTCTTGATGAGCTCTCTATGAGTCCTTCTTCGATCTTAAGAGTACGCTCGCAAATTCGTCAGCTTTCTAAAGAGAAAATGGTGAGCCTGGCGAATCAAGCTTTGGGGGACGAGGGGACAGGTCGAGACAAATAA